One Rhinoraja longicauda isolate Sanriku21f chromosome 21, sRhiLon1.1, whole genome shotgun sequence genomic region harbors:
- the tmem186 gene encoding transmembrane protein 186, translated as MVTVYQKIFNFYQRSSTSRSLMSLCTSTGSKDAVASNQLRPCTLVHPQQHLLNRRLYKEQNSAGGQIQCRALSMDGHEYRTQGKTADHEHFTAVYRFQGIRFFRAISKFKIVQTGITVALLPTVYYFYLQDLVQCSLVSYITGLSGFAIVMLYSMSYYLRHFIGMLYLNDSGTTLMVSHLTFWGNRNDFYVPVKDVVPLGDTGDATNETILQFRRYNSTEVFYFTIKFGQIIDKQKFLQVFGCI; from the exons ATG GTGACCGTATACCAGAAAATCTTCAACTTTTATCAAAGATCGAGCACATCAAGATCTTTGATGTCTCTGTGCACCTCGACTGGCTCAAAAGATGCAGTTGCTTCCAATCAGTTGAGGCCTTGCACCCTGGTCCATCCTCAGCAGCATCTGCTCAATCGTCGACTATACAAAGAGCAAAATTCTGCAGGAGGCCAGATTCAATGCCGGGCTCTGTCTATGGATGGGCACGAATACCGGACACAAGGCAAGACTGCAGACCATGAACATTTTACAGCGGTGTACAGGTTTCAAGGAATACGATTCTTCAGAGCTATTTCCAAGTTTAAAATAGTTCAGACTGGCATAACTGTAGCCCTTCTGCCTACAGTTTATTATTTTTACCTGCAGGACCTGGTGCAGTGTTCTTTGGTCAGTTACATCACTGGGTTATCAGGTTTTGCTATTGTTATGCTCTACTCCATGAGTTACTATCTAAGGCATTTCATAGGGATGTTGTATTTGAATGACTCTGGGACCACGTTGATGGTTTCACACCTGACATTTTGGGGAAACAGGAATGACTTTTATGTTCCAGTCAAAGACGTTGTGCCTCTTGGAGATACTGGGGATGCAACAAATGAAACTATTCTGCAGTTTAGAAGGTACAATAGCACTGAAGTTTTCTACTTCACTATTAAGTTTGGCCAGATTATTGACAAACAAAAATTCTTGCAGGTATTTGGTTGTATTTAA